A single genomic interval of Planctomycetaceae bacterium harbors:
- a CDS encoding PAS domain S-box protein: MEYAAAISNEELNRIRLEAVELAGIGLCRYRLADGTILHIDDNAIVIMDLQNQVSYAGDLIGKRLFDLIDFDEPKAPVQVVTQGVRRSEYRVRTGEGRSKWLLADAFMVVDPASGCEAVQLVLRDISDSRNVEELRRRSEQRYRDLVENANSIILRQDPNGYVTFINRYALEFFGFARTEILGRHVVGTIVPPHDSAGRDMTALIRDLGSHPERHGVCERESICRDGRRVWISWANTPMRKADGTVAEILCVGYDVTQRREAQTRAQRERQRLFSLLHQLPGYVALLDGQGMLRFCNHAYREFFRCDGECPCPVPDLHDKHAGTCDPHTGNILTTGLAAQWEWTDAHQRTFHVWGYPFLDSDGTVVVLQLGVDISEQRRLQRDLGEASQSERRRIGRDLHDTLGQDLTALQLIVQALSKKIAAAVPQAVPLAQQAVELARKALDRTRCLARGLDPVVIKAAELRRALESLCIEVRNASGLPCDFSDRCNMPIDDDLAADNLYHIASEAVNNAVKHARASSIRIALAAREDELVLTVADDGVGLSTAAPVTHGMGMRTMSYRAGIIGGGITITKGPAGGTEVTVAVPAWRLTKQPALAEDC, encoded by the coding sequence ATGGAATACGCCGCCGCAATTTCCAACGAAGAACTCAACCGCATCCGCCTTGAGGCGGTCGAACTGGCCGGTATCGGCCTGTGCCGCTACAGGCTCGCCGATGGGACGATCCTGCACATCGACGACAACGCCATCGTCATCATGGACCTGCAGAACCAGGTTTCCTATGCCGGCGACCTGATCGGCAAGCGGCTCTTCGACCTGATCGATTTCGACGAGCCCAAGGCCCCGGTCCAGGTCGTCACCCAGGGCGTGCGACGCAGCGAATACCGCGTGCGCACCGGCGAGGGGCGGAGCAAGTGGCTGCTGGCCGACGCCTTCATGGTGGTCGACCCGGCCTCGGGCTGCGAAGCCGTTCAACTCGTCCTGCGCGATATTTCCGACAGCCGCAACGTGGAGGAACTCCGCCGCCGCAGCGAGCAGCGCTACCGCGACCTGGTCGAAAACGCCAACAGCATCATCCTGCGGCAGGACCCCAACGGATACGTGACGTTCATCAACCGCTATGCGCTGGAGTTCTTCGGTTTCGCGCGGACGGAAATTCTCGGCCGCCACGTCGTGGGGACGATCGTCCCGCCGCACGATTCGGCCGGTCGCGACATGACGGCGCTGATCCGCGACCTGGGCAGTCATCCCGAGCGTCACGGCGTCTGCGAGCGCGAGAGCATCTGCCGCGACGGGCGTCGGGTCTGGATCTCCTGGGCGAACACGCCCATGCGCAAGGCCGACGGCACGGTCGCGGAAATTCTGTGCGTCGGTTATGACGTGACGCAGCGTCGCGAGGCGCAAACGCGCGCCCAGCGCGAGCGGCAGCGCCTGTTCTCGCTGCTCCACCAGCTTCCCGGCTACGTGGCGCTGCTGGACGGACAGGGCATGCTGCGGTTCTGCAACCACGCGTACCGGGAGTTCTTCCGCTGCGACGGCGAGTGCCCCTGTCCCGTCCCGGACCTGCACGACAAACACGCCGGGACCTGCGATCCGCACACGGGCAACATCCTCACTACCGGGCTGGCCGCCCAGTGGGAATGGACGGATGCCCATCAGCGAACCTTCCACGTCTGGGGGTATCCGTTCCTCGACAGCGACGGTACGGTCGTGGTCCTGCAACTGGGCGTCGATATCAGCGAACAACGCCGACTCCAGCGCGACCTGGGCGAGGCCAGCCAGTCTGAACGCCGCCGCATCGGGCGCGATCTGCACGACACCCTAGGGCAGGATCTGACCGCCCTGCAGTTGATCGTGCAGGCCCTGAGCAAGAAGATCGCCGCGGCCGTGCCCCAAGCCGTGCCCCTGGCACAGCAGGCCGTTGAACTGGCCCGAAAAGCCCTCGACCGGACCCGATGCCTGGCACGCGGGCTCGACCCGGTGGTGATCAAGGCCGCCGAACTGCGTCGGGCGCTCGAATCGCTCTGCATCGAGGTGCGAAACGCCTCCGGTTTGCCCTGCGACTTCAGCGACCGGTGCAATATGCCAATCGACGACGATCTGGCGGCAGACAACCTCTATCACATCGCCAGCGAGGCCGTCAACAACGCCGTCAAACATGCCAGGGCGTCCTCCATCCGCATTGCCCTGGCAGCCAGGGAGGACGAACTGGTGCTGACGGTGGCCGACGACGGCGTGGGCCTGAGCACGGCGGCGCCGGTAACGCATGGAATGGGGATGCGCACGATGAGCTACCGGGCCGGCATCATCGGCGGAGGCATCACGATCACAAAAGGCCCCGCCGGTGGGACCGAGGTCACCGTCGCCGTTCCGGCCTGGCGCCTGACCAAACAGCCCGCCCTGGCT